The Akkermansia sp. N21116 genome includes a region encoding these proteins:
- the pgsA gene encoding CDP-diacylglycerol--glycerol-3-phosphate 3-phosphatidyltransferase, which translates to MLNLPNSITLTRIALVVVFTIAISVTPDYRVGYPVALLAFLLAAFSDWLDGYLARKLQEVTTFGKLIDPLADKIAVSAAFIYLTSVDACPAWATILIITREFLVTGIRQIAQEHGIIIAADRTGKWKTAFQLAFCTGTLLYLTVKSYPNVAAPLVWLAGLCAPSGSHAWLYPLLLWGAIILTAWSGIAYCIGARKFLFRERQQP; encoded by the coding sequence ATGCTTAACCTCCCCAATTCCATCACTCTGACACGCATCGCACTCGTTGTCGTTTTTACTATTGCCATCTCCGTGACTCCCGATTACAGAGTTGGTTATCCTGTCGCCCTGCTCGCGTTTCTCCTTGCCGCTTTCAGCGACTGGCTGGACGGCTACCTGGCACGTAAATTGCAGGAGGTAACCACATTCGGTAAATTGATCGATCCACTGGCGGACAAAATCGCCGTATCCGCCGCGTTCATCTACTTGACATCAGTCGATGCCTGCCCTGCCTGGGCCACCATTCTAATAATTACGAGAGAATTCCTGGTCACCGGTATCCGGCAAATTGCCCAGGAACATGGTATCATTATTGCAGCCGACCGAACGGGCAAATGGAAAACAGCTTTTCAGCTCGCCTTTTGTACCGGAACCCTGCTCTATCTAACGGTAAAATCCTATCCCAATGTCGCGGCTCCGCTTGTCTGGCTGGCCGGACTCTGTGCCCCGTCCGGTTCTCATGCCTGGCTCTACCCGCTCCTGCTCTGGGGGGCAATCATCCTGACGGCCTGGTCCGGCATCGCCTACTGCATCGGTGCCAGGAAATTCCTTTTCCGAGAACGCCAGCAACCATGA
- a CDS encoding sigma-70 family RNA polymerase sigma factor, which produces MSDEQESLTEDNLDAHLMLRIRGGDSQAMEELIRRHQNSVYATVASMLRHGGDVEDIAQQVFIRIWKGAATYEPSSKFTTWMYTIVRNLVFNELRRQKRKPVLSADAIEEEHGQILSIDTAPSPDSSLEHKELTQAVEDAIASLPEQASLAIQLRRYENLSYEEISQVLGISVSATKSLLFRARNTLKEQLSGFLGQ; this is translated from the coding sequence ATGAGTGACGAACAGGAAAGCCTTACTGAAGACAACCTCGACGCACATCTCATGTTGCGGATTCGGGGAGGGGATTCACAGGCCATGGAAGAATTGATCCGCCGTCACCAAAACTCCGTCTACGCCACCGTAGCCAGCATGCTGCGCCATGGAGGAGACGTGGAAGACATCGCCCAGCAGGTTTTCATCCGCATTTGGAAGGGAGCCGCCACATACGAGCCCTCTTCCAAATTCACGACTTGGATGTACACGATCGTCCGCAATCTCGTTTTTAATGAACTGCGTCGCCAAAAGCGAAAACCCGTCCTTTCCGCCGATGCTATTGAGGAAGAACACGGCCAAATTCTCTCAATCGACACCGCTCCGTCTCCGGATTCCTCCCTGGAACACAAAGAGCTCACGCAAGCTGTGGAAGATGCCATCGCCAGCCTCCCGGAACAAGCCTCCCTCGCCATCCAGCTGCGCCGCTATGAAAATCTTTCTTATGAGGAAATCTCCCAGGTTCTCGGCATCAGCGTCTCCGCTACTAAAAGCCTTCTTTTCCGGGCACGCAACACGTTAAAGGAACAACTGTCCGGATTTCTCGGACAATAA
- a CDS encoding fumarate hydratase, which produces MATPEFHYQEMFPLAKDEAKYRLVTSDYVSVSEFEGKPILKVEPEGLRLLAAEAFHDIAFFLRASHLEKVAAILDDPEASANDKSVALTLLRNAEVSSAGVLPFCQDTGTANIVGKKGQQVWTGCDDTEYLSHGVYDAYTQNNLRYSQTVALDMYKEKNTGTNLPAQIDVFATEGMKYSFLFVAKGGGSANKTYLYQETKALLNPATLKKFLVEKMSTLGTAACPPYHVAFVVGGTSAELCLKTAKLASTRYYDELPTSGNEFGRAFRDVELETELHEEAKKLGLGAQFGGKWYALDVRVIRLPRHGASCPVGLAVSCSADRNAKAKITPEGIFLEELERNPGRFIPERLRTVSADAVKIDLNRPMKDVLAELSQYPVTTRLSLNGTIVVARDIAHAKLKERIDAGEGLPDYIKDHPVYYAGPAKTPENYASGSFGPTTAGRMDSYVDLFQENGGSLIMIAKGNRSQAVTDACKKHGGFYLGSIGGPAAILAKDSIKKVELLEYPELGMEAIWKIEVEDFPAFILVDDKGNDFFDQIRANWPWACGGCGH; this is translated from the coding sequence ATGGCAACCCCCGAATTTCATTACCAGGAAATGTTCCCGCTGGCGAAGGACGAAGCGAAATACCGTCTTGTTACCAGCGACTATGTCAGCGTGAGCGAATTTGAAGGAAAACCTATCCTGAAGGTAGAGCCCGAAGGGCTGCGCCTGTTGGCGGCTGAGGCTTTTCACGATATTGCTTTTTTCCTGCGCGCCTCCCATTTGGAAAAAGTGGCGGCGATCCTTGACGACCCGGAAGCGAGCGCCAATGACAAAAGTGTTGCTCTTACTCTGCTTCGCAATGCGGAAGTATCCAGTGCGGGCGTTCTGCCGTTCTGCCAGGATACGGGCACGGCCAATATCGTCGGCAAGAAGGGCCAGCAGGTCTGGACGGGGTGTGACGATACGGAATATCTTTCCCATGGCGTGTACGATGCGTATACCCAGAACAATCTCCGCTATTCCCAGACGGTTGCTTTGGACATGTATAAGGAGAAGAATACCGGGACCAATCTTCCTGCTCAGATCGACGTGTTTGCCACGGAAGGCATGAAGTACAGTTTCCTCTTCGTTGCCAAAGGAGGCGGCTCTGCCAACAAGACCTATCTTTATCAGGAAACGAAGGCTCTGCTCAATCCTGCTACCCTCAAGAAATTCCTCGTGGAAAAAATGAGTACGCTTGGTACTGCCGCTTGTCCTCCCTACCACGTGGCTTTCGTCGTCGGCGGAACATCTGCCGAGCTTTGTCTCAAGACCGCCAAACTGGCCTCTACCCGCTATTACGATGAATTGCCGACTTCCGGCAACGAATTCGGCCGTGCCTTCCGCGATGTGGAACTGGAAACCGAACTGCATGAAGAAGCCAAGAAACTCGGTCTCGGAGCCCAGTTCGGAGGCAAGTGGTACGCCTTGGACGTGCGCGTTATCCGTCTGCCCCGCCACGGCGCTTCCTGTCCGGTTGGGCTGGCCGTCTCCTGCTCCGCCGACCGCAATGCCAAAGCGAAGATTACTCCTGAAGGCATTTTCCTGGAAGAACTGGAACGCAACCCCGGCCGTTTTATTCCAGAGAGACTCCGTACGGTTTCTGCCGATGCCGTCAAGATCGACCTCAATCGTCCGATGAAGGATGTCCTTGCGGAACTTTCCCAGTACCCCGTAACGACCCGCCTCAGCCTCAACGGTACGATCGTAGTAGCTCGTGACATTGCCCATGCCAAGCTCAAGGAACGCATTGATGCTGGAGAAGGCTTGCCGGATTACATCAAGGATCATCCCGTATATTACGCCGGTCCTGCCAAGACTCCCGAAAACTACGCTTCCGGTTCCTTCGGCCCGACGACGGCCGGGCGCATGGATTCCTACGTGGATCTTTTTCAGGAAAACGGCGGCTCCTTGATCATGATTGCCAAGGGTAACCGTTCCCAGGCAGTGACGGATGCATGTAAGAAGCATGGCGGTTTCTATCTCGGCTCCATCGGCGGTCCTGCTGCCATCCTTGCCAAGGATAGTATCAAGAAGGTAGAACTTCTTGAGTACCCTGAATTGGGCATGGAAGCCATTTGGAAGATTGAAGTGGAAGACTTCCCCGCCTTTATTCTTGTGGATGACAAGGGCAATGATTTCTTTGACCAGATCCGCGCCAACTGGCCTTGGGCCTGCGGTGGTTGCGGCCATTGA
- a CDS encoding endonuclease/exonuclease/phosphatase family protein: MMLSPNHRKKPGRRRKLRADLSTIVFLILALIVLPFYLEDSSSGWTEETPPVSGVLREDSPKTTPVRRNGSGHSSRKAVAGKNSPVRFLHMNVQNYFVAGEPVRSRYKISEKPDVARDAVASVIASAEPDIVGLCEIGGSHALEDLKKRLEARGREYPYAVVLERPGEPRGLGVLSVYPITKNDSRRDVPLPGGGGTGGMMLRGILDVVVRVDDGREFRILEVHLKSKFNEDDRALALRRREAMALRLYLDSIMKGDSDEPVVVAGDFNDGTAEAAVYLVRGSQNSPSGMQLLKPVDSRGTSWTIFHDEGDSYHAYDHILINKVQKKRMGRSGSLGIVDIPESAEASDHRAIWVDLR, translated from the coding sequence ATGATGTTGTCCCCAAACCACCGCAAGAAACCGGGTCGACGGAGGAAACTCCGGGCGGACTTGTCTACGATTGTCTTTCTGATTCTTGCCTTGATTGTTCTTCCGTTCTACCTGGAAGACAGCAGTTCCGGCTGGACGGAAGAGACTCCGCCTGTTTCAGGTGTGCTCCGGGAGGATTCTCCCAAAACAACTCCGGTGCGAAGGAACGGATCCGGGCATTCATCGCGAAAGGCGGTGGCGGGAAAAAACAGCCCCGTCCGCTTCCTTCACATGAATGTTCAGAATTACTTTGTAGCCGGGGAACCGGTAAGAAGCCGGTATAAGATTTCCGAGAAACCGGATGTTGCCCGGGATGCCGTTGCATCCGTGATTGCTTCTGCGGAACCGGATATTGTGGGATTGTGCGAAATCGGCGGAAGTCATGCTTTGGAGGATTTGAAAAAACGCCTGGAGGCCCGGGGCAGGGAATACCCGTATGCTGTTGTTCTGGAACGTCCCGGCGAACCGCGCGGCCTGGGGGTGTTGTCTGTCTATCCCATCACGAAGAATGATTCCCGGCGTGACGTGCCGTTGCCTGGCGGCGGCGGTACGGGAGGCATGATGCTCCGCGGAATTCTGGATGTGGTGGTTCGAGTGGATGATGGGCGGGAATTCCGGATTTTGGAAGTACATCTCAAATCAAAATTTAATGAAGACGACAGGGCTTTGGCGTTACGCCGGAGAGAGGCGATGGCTTTGCGCCTGTATCTTGACTCGATCATGAAGGGTGATTCGGATGAACCGGTTGTCGTTGCCGGGGATTTCAACGACGGCACGGCGGAAGCAGCTGTTTATCTGGTCCGCGGGTCTCAAAACAGTCCGTCCGGCATGCAGCTTTTGAAACCCGTCGATTCCCGAGGGACGTCATGGACGATATTCCATGACGAAGGTGATAGTTACCATGCCTATGATCATATCCTGATCAACAAGGTCCAGAAGAAACGAATGGGGCGTTCCGGTTCCCTGGGGATTGTCGATATCCCGGAATCTGCGGAGGCAAGCGACCATCGCGCCATCTGGGTCGATTTGCGTTGA
- a CDS encoding serine/threonine-protein kinase, protein MNDTGHVSFQAGKTMTNDTSSTSIHLNPGAMLLSYRIERILGAGGFGVTYLATDTSTERQVVIKENFPRAFAVRDTVSGTIHPLSDNTKDNFLKTQKNFLEEARKLASIHHPNIVEILNVFEANGTAYFTMPYLGANNLQRYGFKEHGKRIPEKQCRILLKGILDALTCLHSQNILHRDIKPVNILITDSGVPVLIDFGCMRSMDMPQTTAAQATEDFVAPELMLGLTNKLGPWTDLYSLGASIYYLLTGTMPQRGDTRLFNDTLVPLASMEDLTREYSRAFLATIDKAMAPDLSTRYQSAEAWGMDIEHPEHAQRVSAAPKKPASSATKSPRPAHPSSRQKSKKKGSGARALAGLILLAALIGGGWYAYDNGMIPLLDRMLQSKEVAGKTSGTSTAPPTGEIVKATPRPADTVSKVPSGPSVAKNTQAVSPAPSQDNATEQQEIKAASVPQIEHVKKPIPPVPALDIRKSRLPSAFLSKIASGDYAGLQKAVLDGIKAMSDKSDDPMADPRYSHLLSVAELINATTPSELIKYHRSSPQAQAFMKEFLNDPEWLELYLGAGLIPEKTTKGLEVLEEIWKFDGKSPDFRTYLPLATGIANIWSAGPTAENMERNDDVCNPLNRYKFFKTYHKQGRLHPDFLKLRPWEIRFVAGHPWDDESYEWAMQNVNIPWRRYTDACWFADYTGTNTFGDTIQGPLFYAPWRDMYGQAENTKLHGGVCGGLSTFGSLCAAAHGMPTYTVGQPGHCAYAVRAKRNDWQGGFGGPDGGMHNHIFGSQAPTSYMLMETVFGDDKTIDHAYRYARQASALQQAGDKDKALEAIDKAISYSPVQPVFRQLQQKQLIEKGGMTPQDWLEYAEEALPYYEGNGYAALEALRPAEEQFIAAIPEQDRLKWYRGVHDILAGTRTSWAVKIDSILDSQLANIDSDQGREQFLEAVFSRHLNAKDTTNFGQVLEWAVKTFVNGQQDVLFNKAFTVAAASAAQSKSAQDEKSTKSLKEAYGKAIFAAEQAHSIPAFQALTKAALMLTPPKAEERTYKSEPLPGKLVPPSGMIRVSSTSGWDRPWEHMDMLKPCGGFNHTDKESQPYVIAELPNTVNLSGVIVSKADGSQDRIKKAKVSTSVDGATWFPMGETDNMQSEWRLEAPAEGRKAKWIRFEAINDTEPNFLHLKHFLIFAK, encoded by the coding sequence ATGAATGATACTGGGCACGTCTCATTCCAAGCAGGTAAAACCATGACCAACGATACTTCCTCCACAAGCATCCATCTAAACCCCGGAGCCATGTTGCTTTCCTACAGGATCGAAAGGATCCTTGGAGCAGGAGGGTTCGGAGTTACCTACCTGGCAACAGACACGTCAACGGAACGCCAAGTCGTTATCAAAGAAAATTTTCCCCGCGCATTCGCTGTCCGCGATACCGTCAGCGGTACCATTCATCCCCTGTCCGACAATACGAAAGACAACTTCCTCAAAACGCAAAAAAACTTTCTGGAAGAAGCCCGCAAGCTCGCCTCCATCCATCATCCGAATATTGTCGAAATACTCAATGTCTTCGAAGCTAACGGCACAGCATACTTCACCATGCCCTACCTCGGTGCCAATAATCTGCAGAGATACGGCTTCAAGGAACACGGCAAAAGGATTCCGGAAAAACAATGCCGGATCCTCCTCAAGGGCATCCTGGATGCTCTGACCTGCCTTCATTCCCAAAACATACTCCACCGTGACATCAAGCCGGTCAATATCCTGATCACCGACAGCGGTGTCCCTGTCCTGATCGACTTCGGTTGCATGCGGAGCATGGACATGCCGCAAACGACCGCAGCCCAGGCTACTGAAGACTTCGTCGCACCAGAACTCATGCTGGGACTTACTAACAAACTCGGTCCCTGGACGGATTTGTACAGCCTTGGTGCTTCTATTTACTATCTGCTCACCGGTACCATGCCGCAGAGAGGAGATACCCGCCTGTTCAACGACACACTCGTTCCTCTGGCTTCCATGGAAGACCTCACACGGGAATACTCCCGCGCATTCCTGGCAACAATCGACAAGGCCATGGCTCCGGACTTATCCACAAGGTACCAGTCCGCCGAAGCATGGGGGATGGACATAGAGCACCCTGAACACGCTCAGCGGGTTTCTGCCGCTCCTAAAAAACCAGCCTCCTCCGCAACGAAATCTCCCAGACCCGCGCATCCATCCTCCCGACAGAAGAGCAAGAAAAAAGGTTCCGGTGCCCGAGCCCTCGCCGGACTCATCCTTCTGGCCGCCCTGATCGGCGGCGGTTGGTATGCCTACGACAATGGCATGATTCCCCTTCTTGACCGCATGCTGCAGAGCAAAGAAGTAGCGGGCAAAACATCCGGAACATCCACGGCTCCACCCACCGGCGAGATCGTCAAGGCCACACCTCGACCGGCAGATACCGTCAGCAAGGTTCCTTCGGGCCCCTCCGTTGCCAAAAATACACAAGCTGTCTCCCCTGCTCCGTCTCAAGACAATGCCACGGAACAACAAGAGATCAAGGCTGCCTCCGTCCCCCAGATAGAACATGTTAAAAAGCCGATTCCTCCCGTTCCGGCTCTCGACATCCGCAAATCGCGCCTTCCTTCTGCATTTCTTTCCAAAATCGCGTCAGGCGACTATGCCGGCCTTCAAAAAGCGGTTCTGGACGGCATCAAAGCCATGAGCGACAAAAGCGACGATCCCATGGCCGATCCCCGGTACAGCCATCTCCTGTCCGTTGCTGAACTGATCAATGCCACCACACCTTCGGAACTGATCAAATACCATCGTTCTTCCCCTCAAGCCCAGGCATTCATGAAAGAATTCCTCAATGATCCGGAATGGCTGGAACTCTACCTCGGCGCCGGATTAATCCCTGAAAAAACGACCAAAGGACTTGAGGTTCTGGAAGAAATCTGGAAGTTTGACGGCAAATCCCCCGACTTCCGTACATATCTTCCTCTGGCTACCGGCATTGCCAACATCTGGAGCGCCGGTCCTACAGCTGAGAACATGGAACGGAATGATGACGTCTGCAACCCGCTTAACCGCTACAAATTCTTTAAGACTTATCACAAGCAGGGACGTCTCCACCCCGACTTTCTGAAGCTCCGCCCGTGGGAAATTCGCTTCGTCGCCGGACATCCTTGGGACGACGAATCGTACGAATGGGCCATGCAAAACGTCAATATCCCCTGGAGACGTTATACAGACGCCTGCTGGTTTGCCGACTACACGGGAACCAATACCTTCGGCGACACGATTCAAGGCCCCCTCTTCTACGCTCCATGGCGCGACATGTACGGTCAGGCGGAAAATACCAAACTTCACGGAGGTGTCTGCGGAGGTCTTTCCACTTTCGGCAGTCTCTGTGCCGCCGCACACGGCATGCCAACCTACACGGTCGGACAGCCCGGCCACTGCGCCTACGCCGTGCGGGCCAAACGCAACGACTGGCAAGGCGGTTTCGGCGGTCCGGACGGAGGGATGCACAACCACATTTTCGGTTCCCAGGCTCCTACTTCGTATATGCTGATGGAAACGGTATTCGGCGACGACAAAACAATCGACCACGCCTACCGGTATGCCCGCCAGGCCTCCGCCCTGCAGCAAGCCGGAGACAAGGACAAAGCCTTGGAAGCCATTGACAAAGCCATTTCCTACTCTCCCGTTCAGCCGGTCTTCCGCCAACTCCAGCAGAAACAGCTCATCGAAAAAGGAGGAATGACACCCCAGGACTGGCTTGAATACGCAGAAGAGGCCTTGCCCTACTACGAAGGCAACGGCTATGCTGCTCTGGAAGCTCTGCGGCCCGCCGAAGAGCAATTCATCGCTGCCATCCCGGAACAAGACCGCTTGAAATGGTACCGGGGAGTCCACGACATCCTGGCCGGAACCCGTACCTCGTGGGCGGTCAAAATCGACTCCATCCTCGATTCCCAGCTCGCCAACATCGACTCAGACCAAGGGAGGGAACAATTCCTGGAAGCAGTCTTCTCACGCCACCTCAATGCCAAGGACACCACCAACTTCGGACAGGTTCTGGAATGGGCGGTCAAAACATTTGTCAACGGTCAGCAGGATGTCCTTTTCAACAAGGCGTTCACGGTTGCTGCGGCTTCTGCCGCCCAATCCAAGTCCGCTCAGGACGAAAAGAGTACCAAATCTCTCAAGGAAGCCTACGGTAAAGCGATTTTTGCGGCTGAACAGGCTCATTCCATTCCCGCTTTCCAAGCCTTGACCAAGGCAGCTCTCATGCTTACTCCACCCAAGGCTGAAGAGAGGACATACAAATCCGAGCCGCTGCCAGGCAAACTCGTACCGCCGTCCGGCATGATTCGCGTGTCATCCACCAGCGGCTGGGACAGACCTTGGGAGCACATGGACATGTTGAAACCATGCGGCGGCTTCAATCATACCGACAAGGAAAGCCAGCCTTACGTCATCGCCGAACTTCCGAACACAGTTAATCTCTCAGGCGTCATTGTCAGCAAGGCGGATGGTTCGCAGGACCGCATCAAGAAGGCAAAAGTATCAACATCCGTGGACGGAGCCACATGGTTCCCAATGGGAGAAACGGACAACATGCAGTCCGAATGGCGGCTCGAAGCTCCAGCAGAAGGTCGCAAGGCCAAATGGATACGGTTTGAGGCCATCAACGACACTGAACCCAACTTCCTGCATCTGAAGCACTTCCTCATCTTCGCCAAATAG
- a CDS encoding phosphotransferase, with protein sequence MISVLPSDTIAPEKILAEMAGAYYRNSPECLALYPITQGASGRTIVRIVPPEGQTPCIGIHWTGVRPDNAAFITAARFLKSHGLRVPALLTATEQPTGSGAALAEDLGDQNLLGLKSAHWATKSAAYGSAMEQVHLLHSLDAAAVPTLQQPFDASLYLWEQEYFAEHVIASMCGQNPSFFLENPARRQLAEDLASLPRCLIHRDFQSQNIHIIHGKAWLIDFQGMRYGLAEYDLASLIYDPYAGLSANERDILLSHWERITGASVNRTLLQLCALQRIMQATAAFARYGLAGHPWYAAQLKPALDILRELSQSSPLEHLLVPAIHSAYDHLPSC encoded by the coding sequence ATGATTTCCGTCCTTCCATCCGACACCATCGCACCGGAAAAAATCCTTGCAGAAATGGCCGGAGCATATTACAGGAATTCACCGGAATGCCTGGCTTTGTACCCCATTACCCAGGGAGCTTCCGGGAGGACAATTGTCCGCATCGTCCCACCGGAAGGTCAGACACCCTGCATCGGCATTCACTGGACGGGAGTTCGCCCCGACAACGCAGCGTTCATCACAGCAGCCCGTTTCTTGAAATCGCATGGTCTGAGAGTACCGGCCCTGCTGACCGCTACAGAACAACCCACGGGTTCCGGAGCCGCCTTGGCGGAAGATCTGGGCGATCAAAACCTACTGGGACTCAAATCCGCCCATTGGGCAACAAAATCGGCCGCTTATGGTTCAGCCATGGAACAGGTTCATCTCCTGCACAGTCTGGATGCAGCCGCAGTCCCTACCCTCCAGCAGCCCTTCGATGCATCTCTCTACCTTTGGGAACAGGAATACTTTGCCGAACATGTCATCGCCTCCATGTGCGGACAAAATCCCTCTTTCTTTCTCGAGAACCCGGCCAGACGTCAATTAGCCGAAGACCTGGCCTCCCTCCCCCGCTGTTTGATCCATCGCGATTTCCAGTCGCAGAATATTCACATCATCCATGGCAAGGCCTGGCTCATCGACTTTCAAGGAATGCGGTATGGCTTGGCGGAATACGACCTTGCTTCCCTCATTTACGATCCCTACGCCGGACTTTCCGCAAACGAGAGGGATATCCTTCTCTCGCACTGGGAACGCATCACGGGCGCCTCAGTCAACCGAACTCTTCTCCAACTGTGCGCCTTGCAAAGAATCATGCAAGCCACGGCAGCCTTCGCCCGTTACGGTCTCGCCGGACACCCATGGTATGCGGCCCAGTTAAAGCCAGCTCTTGACATTCTCAGGGAACTCTCCCAATCTTCGCCGCTGGAGCACCTGCTTGTCCCGGCCATTCACTCAGCATACGACCATCTGCCTTCATGCTAA